Proteins encoded within one genomic window of Haloplanus vescus:
- a CDS encoding 5-(carboxyamino)imidazole ribonucleotide synthase has product MTITVPGPTLGVVGGGQLGRMIAEAAAPLGVEVIVLDPTPDCPAAPVARDQIVGDFDDPEAIGRLAERTDALTYEIELADPDHLASASEDADVPVHPTPETLRTIQDKFAEKEMLSAADIPVPDYRRVDSVADLEAAVEEFGAVMLKARHGGYDGRGNIPVHSVDEAEDAIREVGSLDDPNALAETFVDFEREVSVIGVQGADEVRTFPVGENVHEEEILRETIVPARMSTATAERAQTVAREVLDALDGRGVFGIELFETPDSEILVNEIAPRPHNSGHWSIEGAVTSQFEQHARAVLGWPLGSTKQRAPTVSANILGTVDETQPAEVAGIENVLKSEAAHLHWYGKEQVYPLRKMGHITATAEDGGDVTDLLESTRELRDSLTFQ; this is encoded by the coding sequence ATGACGATAACCGTCCCCGGACCGACGCTCGGCGTCGTCGGCGGTGGCCAACTCGGCCGGATGATAGCCGAGGCGGCCGCGCCACTCGGCGTCGAGGTAATCGTTCTCGACCCGACGCCGGACTGTCCGGCCGCACCGGTCGCTCGCGACCAAATCGTCGGCGACTTCGACGACCCGGAGGCAATCGGCCGACTGGCCGAGCGCACCGACGCGCTCACCTACGAAATCGAGCTCGCGGACCCGGACCACCTCGCGAGTGCGAGCGAGGACGCGGACGTGCCGGTCCACCCGACGCCCGAGACGCTCCGGACGATTCAGGACAAGTTCGCGGAGAAGGAGATGCTCTCGGCGGCCGATATTCCGGTTCCCGACTACCGCCGCGTCGACTCGGTGGCAGACCTCGAAGCCGCCGTCGAGGAGTTCGGCGCCGTCATGCTGAAGGCGCGCCACGGTGGCTACGACGGCCGGGGGAATATCCCCGTCCACTCGGTCGACGAAGCCGAAGACGCGATTCGGGAAGTCGGGTCGCTCGACGACCCGAACGCTCTCGCGGAGACGTTCGTCGACTTCGAGCGCGAAGTCTCGGTCATCGGCGTGCAGGGCGCCGACGAGGTGCGGACCTTCCCCGTCGGCGAGAACGTTCACGAGGAGGAGATTCTCCGCGAGACTATCGTCCCGGCGCGGATGAGCACGGCGACGGCGGAGCGCGCCCAGACCGTCGCCCGCGAAGTGCTCGACGCCCTCGACGGCCGGGGCGTGTTCGGCATCGAACTGTTCGAGACGCCCGACAGCGAGATTCTGGTGAACGAAATCGCGCCCCGCCCCCACAACTCCGGGCACTGGAGCATCGAGGGCGCGGTCACCTCGCAGTTCGAACAGCACGCCCGCGCGGTGCTCGGGTGGCCACTCGGCTCGACCAAACAGCGCGCGCCGACGGTGAGCGCGAACATCCTCGGCACCGTCGACGAGACGCAACCGGCGGAAGTCGCCGGCATCGAGAACGTCCTCAAGAGTGAGGCGGCCCACCTCCACTGGTACGGCAAAGAGCAGGTGTACCCGCTGCGAAAGATGGGCCACATCACGGCGACGGCGGAGGACGGCGGCGACGTGACCGACCTGCTGGAATCGACACGCGAACTGCGCGACAGCCTCACCTTCCAATGA
- the purE gene encoding 5-(carboxyamino)imidazole ribonucleotide mutase, protein MSDGIDSLIDELHAQADDPAPSEETPEVGIIMGSDSDLDVMAGAYDALRELGFAEQTEYDDPTEARFTFESYVVSAHRTPDLMYAYGETAADRGLDVIVAGAGGKSADLPNMTASIAYPLPVIGVPVQEKSVDSVIGMPTGAPIVAVDAGKSYNAALSAVQILGREHDELVDRLEAEHAELRAGVADVSQSLHDHGIDGFRERRE, encoded by the coding sequence ATGAGCGACGGCATCGACTCCCTCATCGACGAACTGCACGCACAGGCCGATGACCCAGCCCCGAGCGAGGAGACGCCCGAGGTGGGCATCATCATGGGGTCCGACTCGGACCTCGACGTGATGGCGGGCGCGTACGACGCCCTCCGCGAACTCGGGTTCGCCGAGCAGACGGAGTACGACGACCCGACGGAGGCACGCTTCACCTTCGAGAGCTACGTCGTCTCGGCCCACCGGACGCCGGACCTGATGTACGCCTACGGCGAGACGGCGGCCGACCGGGGACTAGATGTTATCGTCGCGGGCGCGGGCGGGAAGTCCGCCGACCTGCCGAACATGACGGCGTCTATCGCCTATCCGCTTCCGGTCATCGGCGTCCCCGTTCAGGAGAAGTCGGTGGATTCGGTCATCGGCATGCCGACGGGCGCGCCTATCGTCGCCGTCGACGCGGGGAAATCGTACAACGCGGCGCTGTCGGCCGTCCAGATTCTCGGGCGCGAACACGACGAACTGGTCGACCGATTGGAAGCCGAACACGCAGAGTTGCGGGCGGGCGTCGCCGACGTGTCGCAATCGCTGCACGACCACGGTATCGACGGGTTCCGCGAGCGACGAGAGTGA
- a CDS encoding NADH-quinone oxidoreductase subunit A: MNEWIAIGALGVVGVGIPIGMMVVSALLRPSITEQGKTVIYESGEVPTGTAHVQFNIQYYMVALLFLVFDVETVLIFPWTLIYRSALENGATLGQTLVPMLVFIGVLVVGLVWAWRNGAVEWVKSPRANRRKTERQS; encoded by the coding sequence ATGAATGAGTGGATAGCAATCGGTGCACTCGGCGTCGTCGGTGTCGGCATCCCCATCGGTATGATGGTGGTGTCCGCGCTTCTCCGACCGTCAATCACCGAACAAGGAAAGACCGTCATCTACGAGAGTGGTGAGGTCCCGACGGGAACGGCGCACGTCCAGTTCAACATCCAGTACTACATGGTCGCGCTGCTGTTCCTCGTCTTCGACGTCGAGACCGTCCTGATCTTCCCGTGGACCCTGATCTATCGGTCCGCGCTGGAGAACGGGGCGACTCTCGGCCAGACCCTCGTGCCGATGCTGGTGTTCATCGGGGTTCTCGTCGTCGGTCTCGTCTGGGCCTGGCGGAACGGCGCGGTCGAGTGGGTCAAGAGTCCGCGTGCGAACCGTCGTAAAACGGAGCGTCAATCATGA
- a CDS encoding NADH-quinone oxidoreductase subunit B, with product MSSEQERFVTDTRQVGNETRDARLGASGTDNRFNSKLREAFGSSPFILTKFDRFMEWVRGSSMFMLQFGIACCSIEMMHTYAVKHDLDRFGAGVPRASPRQADVIIVPGTIVSKFAPRMKRVYDQMPEPKFVVSMGSCTISGGPFQEGYNVVKGAEEVIPVDIHVPGCPPRPEALIYGVAKLQERIANGESSPVTVKPYELEKFSDLERDEVVDKLSDEIDEDDLVMRYNWADSP from the coding sequence ATGAGTAGTGAACAGGAACGATTCGTCACCGACACACGGCAGGTAGGAAACGAGACACGCGACGCCCGTCTCGGGGCGTCGGGAACCGACAACCGGTTCAACTCAAAACTTCGCGAGGCGTTCGGCTCGTCGCCGTTCATCCTCACGAAGTTCGACCGATTCATGGAGTGGGTGCGTGGCTCCTCGATGTTCATGCTACAGTTCGGCATCGCTTGCTGTAGCATCGAGATGATGCACACGTACGCTGTCAAACACGACCTCGACCGCTTCGGGGCCGGCGTCCCGCGCGCGTCGCCGCGACAGGCGGACGTCATCATCGTCCCGGGGACCATCGTCTCGAAGTTCGCCCCGCGGATGAAGCGGGTCTACGACCAGATGCCCGAACCCAAGTTCGTCGTCAGCATGGGGTCGTGTACCATCTCCGGCGGGCCGTTCCAGGAGGGGTACAACGTCGTGAAGGGGGCCGAGGAGGTCATCCCGGTCGACATCCACGTCCCCGGCTGTCCGCCGCGGCCGGAGGCGCTCATCTACGGCGTCGCCAAGCTGCAAGAGCGCATCGCCAACGGCGAGAGTTCGCCGGTGACGGTCAAGCCGTACGAACTCGAGAAGTTCAGCGACCTCGAACGCGACGAAGTTGTCGACAAGCTGTCCGACGAGATAGACGAAGACGACCTCGTTATGCGTTATAACTGGGCCGATTCACCATGA
- a CDS encoding NADH-quinone oxidoreductase subunit D, with protein MSLEESQPDTVESAQTTAEEIESLIGEYVLDRDDHLNAPGFVVRPDEVQDVLFRLRDEAGYDHLSCVTAQEYEDRYESIYHLKKYDDPTDEVSVVVPTPTDDPVSESAEPVYRTADWHEREAYDLVGIEYDDHPDLRRILLPETWQGHPLGQDYDQDRPQIVPLREHANPLQEDHKSDAGDTMFLNIGPHHPATHGVLHLKTVLDGEQVVDVESDIGYLHRCEEQICQQGTYRYQIMPYPDRWDYISAGLLNEWAYARVAEDLADIEVPEYAQIIRTMGAELCRIAAHMLAVGTFALDVYGDFTAIFMYAVRDREKTQNILEELTGQRLMFNYFRLGGVVWDLPEPREDFFEMVRDFLDDLPEALEEYHDLISANEILQARTVDTGVLPPEVAKSYGATGPVARGSGIDYDLRRDDPYGYYDELDWDVCVEDGCDNYSRLLVRLREVEESAKIIEQCVDLLEDWPEDERNIQSNVPRTIRPDDDTEVYRAVEGAKGELGIYVRADGTEKPARFKIRSPCFSNLQTLPEMSNGEYIPDLVAALGSLDIVLGEVDR; from the coding sequence ATGAGTCTCGAAGAATCCCAGCCGGACACCGTCGAGTCCGCACAGACGACCGCCGAGGAAATCGAGTCGCTCATCGGCGAGTACGTCCTCGACCGAGACGACCACCTCAACGCGCCGGGCTTCGTCGTCCGCCCCGACGAGGTACAGGACGTGCTCTTCCGCCTGCGCGACGAGGCGGGGTACGACCACCTCTCCTGTGTCACCGCACAGGAGTACGAGGACCGCTACGAGTCTATCTACCATCTGAAAAAGTACGACGACCCGACCGACGAGGTGAGCGTCGTCGTCCCGACGCCGACGGACGACCCCGTGAGCGAGTCCGCGGAACCCGTCTACCGCACCGCCGACTGGCACGAACGGGAGGCCTACGACCTCGTCGGCATCGAGTACGACGATCATCCGGACCTGCGTCGCATCCTCCTCCCCGAGACGTGGCAGGGCCACCCGCTCGGGCAGGATTACGACCAGGACCGCCCGCAGATCGTCCCCCTGCGTGAACACGCCAACCCGCTGCAGGAGGACCACAAGAGCGACGCGGGCGACACGATGTTCCTGAACATCGGCCCGCACCACCCGGCGACTCACGGCGTCCTCCACCTCAAGACCGTCCTCGACGGCGAGCAGGTGGTCGACGTGGAGTCCGACATCGGCTACCTCCACCGCTGCGAGGAGCAGATCTGTCAGCAGGGCACCTACCGCTACCAGATCATGCCGTACCCGGACCGCTGGGACTACATCTCGGCGGGCCTGCTCAACGAGTGGGCGTACGCCCGCGTTGCGGAGGACCTCGCGGACATCGAGGTGCCGGAGTACGCACAGATCATCCGGACGATGGGCGCCGAACTCTGCCGCATCGCGGCGCACATGCTCGCGGTCGGTACCTTCGCGCTCGACGTGTACGGCGACTTCACCGCCATCTTCATGTACGCCGTCCGGGACCGCGAGAAGACACAGAACATCCTCGAAGAGCTGACCGGCCAGCGCCTGATGTTCAACTACTTCCGACTCGGTGGTGTGGTCTGGGACCTGCCCGAACCGCGCGAGGACTTCTTCGAAATGGTCCGTGACTTCCTCGACGACCTTCCGGAGGCCCTCGAGGAGTACCACGACCTCATCTCGGCGAACGAGATTCTGCAGGCCCGGACCGTCGACACGGGCGTCCTGCCGCCGGAAGTCGCCAAGAGCTACGGCGCGACGGGCCCCGTCGCTCGCGGGTCGGGCATCGACTACGACCTGCGCCGTGACGACCCCTACGGCTACTACGACGAACTCGACTGGGACGTGTGCGTCGAGGACGGCTGTGACAACTACAGCCGCCTGCTCGTCCGCCTGCGCGAAGTCGAGGAGTCGGCGAAGATCATCGAGCAGTGTGTCGACCTGCTCGAAGATTGGCCGGAAGACGAGCGCAACATCCAGTCGAACGTGCCGCGGACCATCCGGCCGGACGACGACACGGAGGTCTACCGCGCCGTCGAAGGGGCGAAAGGCGAACTCGGCATCTACGTGCGAGCGGACGGGACGGAGAAACCGGCGCGGTTCAAGATTCGAAGCCCGTGTTTCTCCAACCTCCAGACGCTCCCCGAGATGTCGAACGGCGAGTACATCCCGGACTTGGTCGCGGCGCTCGGCAGCCTCGACATCGTCCTCGGTGAGGTGGATCGCTGA
- a CDS encoding complex I subunit 1/NuoH family protein translates to MEPVVLQSGTATPTGTANASAAGPVTTLPETISGALGLSGTVGDLVGGLIGAFLIANIMLAMTAVAGPWAKRKITAAFTDRIAVNRIGPFGLLIIVADAVRLLSKELIIPDGVDRPAWDIAPIILPFSALLGFAVIPLGSGLQLADPETGIVFAFAAGSIASLGLVMAGYASNNKYSLLGSLRSIAQNLAYEIPLVVTAASVIIFAGTFRTSEIVAAQTETLVTVAGIAIPGWYAFVNPFAFVLFVIANLAEIGRNPFDIPEAPTEIVAGYQTEYSSVYFVLFYLGEFIHIFLGGALIAVLFLGGPAGPVLPGFVWMVIKMWAFFLFTQWARSAVPRVRIDQLIEIGWKGMLVLSFANLVLTAILVGVIA, encoded by the coding sequence ATGGAACCGGTGGTCCTGCAGTCGGGGACAGCGACACCGACGGGCACCGCGAACGCCAGCGCGGCGGGACCGGTGACGACACTCCCCGAAACCATCTCCGGCGCGCTCGGACTCTCCGGCACCGTCGGTGACCTGGTGGGCGGACTCATCGGCGCCTTCCTCATCGCCAACATCATGCTGGCGATGACGGCGGTGGCCGGACCGTGGGCCAAACGAAAGATTACGGCGGCGTTCACGGACCGCATCGCGGTCAACCGAATCGGGCCGTTCGGCCTGCTCATCATCGTCGCCGACGCCGTCCGTCTGCTCTCGAAAGAGCTCATCATCCCCGACGGCGTCGACCGGCCGGCGTGGGACATCGCACCCATCATCCTGCCGTTCTCGGCGCTGCTCGGCTTCGCGGTCATTCCGCTCGGGAGTGGCCTCCAGTTGGCCGACCCCGAGACGGGCATCGTGTTCGCGTTCGCGGCTGGCTCCATCGCGTCGCTCGGTCTCGTGATGGCCGGCTACGCCTCGAACAACAAGTACTCGCTGCTGGGGTCGCTGCGCTCCATCGCGCAGAACCTCGCTTACGAGATTCCGCTCGTCGTCACGGCAGCGTCGGTCATCATCTTCGCCGGCACGTTCCGGACGAGCGAAATCGTCGCTGCACAGACGGAGACGCTCGTGACGGTGGCCGGCATCGCCATTCCGGGCTGGTACGCGTTCGTCAACCCGTTCGCGTTCGTCCTGTTCGTGATAGCGAACCTGGCCGAAATCGGTCGGAACCCCTTCGACATCCCGGAGGCACCGACCGAAATCGTCGCCGGGTACCAGACCGAGTACTCCAGCGTCTACTTCGTGCTGTTCTACCTCGGGGAGTTCATCCACATCTTCCTGGGCGGCGCGCTGATCGCCGTCCTCTTCCTCGGCGGCCCGGCGGGACCGGTCCTGCCCGGGTTCGTCTGGATGGTCATCAAGATGTGGGCGTTCTTCCTGTTCACGCAGTGGGCCCGCTCCGCGGTCCCGCGCGTGCGCATCGACCAGTTGATAGAAATCGGTTGGAAGGGGATGCTCGTGCTCTCCTTCGCTAACCTCGTCCTCACGGCAATCCTCGTGGGAGTGATCGCGTAA